The following proteins are encoded in a genomic region of Mahella australiensis 50-1 BON:
- the garR gene encoding 2-hydroxy-3-oxopropionate reductase → MKIGFIGLGIMGKPMAKNLLKAGHEVVGYDIVKENVDNVVAAGAKPASSAKEVAEQCSIIITMLPNSPHVKEVVMGENGILEGAKPGTILIDMSSIAPLASQEICKACEAKGVKMIDAPVSGGEPKAIDGTLSIMVGGDKAVFEQVYDILMVMGSSAVHCGDIGAGNTTKLANQVIVALNIAAVSEAFMLATKAGVDPQLVFDAIKGGLAGSTVMNAKAPMIMEGNFEPGFKIDLHIKDLNNVLETGHSVGSPLPLTAAVMEMMQTLHADGYGQKDHSALAKYYEKLANTEIRKR, encoded by the coding sequence ATGAAAATAGGGTTTATAGGACTAGGTATTATGGGCAAACCTATGGCAAAAAACCTCTTGAAAGCAGGGCATGAGGTGGTTGGCTACGATATAGTTAAGGAGAACGTAGATAATGTGGTAGCTGCAGGTGCAAAGCCTGCTTCATCTGCTAAAGAAGTGGCCGAGCAGTGCTCGATTATTATTACCATGCTTCCTAATTCACCTCATGTAAAAGAGGTAGTCATGGGGGAAAACGGTATATTGGAAGGGGCTAAGCCAGGGACTATATTAATAGACATGAGTTCTATAGCGCCGTTGGCTTCCCAGGAGATATGTAAGGCGTGCGAGGCCAAGGGTGTCAAAATGATAGATGCACCGGTTAGCGGAGGAGAACCCAAAGCTATCGATGGCACGCTTTCCATCATGGTAGGGGGAGATAAAGCGGTATTTGAGCAGGTATATGACATACTTATGGTAATGGGCAGCAGCGCTGTACACTGTGGCGACATAGGGGCAGGCAATACTACAAAGTTGGCAAATCAAGTCATTGTGGCTTTGAATATTGCGGCTGTTTCTGAAGCCTTCATGTTGGCGACAAAGGCCGGAGTAGATCCGCAGTTGGTGTTTGATGCTATAAAAGGCGGGTTGGCTGGTTCTACCGTTATGAATGCAAAAGCACCAATGATTATGGAAGGTAACTTTGAACCCGGTTTTAAGATTGATCTTCATATCAAAGACTTAAATAATGTCTTAGAAACAGGGCATAGCGTGGGCTCTCCGCTTCCGTTGACCGCTGCAGTGATGGAAATGATGCAGACACTTCACGCCGACGGTTATGGGCAAAAGGATCACAGCGCTTTGGCAAAATATTATGAAAAGCTGGCTAATACGGAGATTAGGAAAAGATAG